A part of Gossypium hirsutum isolate 1008001.06 chromosome A07, Gossypium_hirsutum_v2.1, whole genome shotgun sequence genomic DNA contains:
- the LOC107943452 gene encoding chloroplast envelope quinone oxidoreductase homolog — MAKNTMMRAVQYNTYGGGAAALKHVELQVPSPKQDEVLLKMEATSINPFDLRIQKGIVWPFLPRKFPHIPGIDAAGEVFEVGSGVKNFKAGDKVVAVLFNICGGGLAEFAVAKENLTVSRPPEVTAFQGAVLPIAGLAAHECLLRTPGFNYEKTGQQLNLLITAASGGVGQYAVQLAKLGNAHVTATCGARNLDLVKSLGADEVIDYKTPDGAALKSPSGRKYDAVIHCATGFPWSTFKPNLSTNGKVFDITPTPRVFMTNALQKLTFSKKQLVPLLMTPKKEKLDFLLNFVKEGKIKAVVDSIHPLSKAEEAWAKSIDGHATGKIIVEP; from the exons CATGTTGAACTTCAAGTTCCTTCTCCAAAACAAGATGAAGTTTTACTAAAAATGGAGGCAACTAGTATAAATCCATTTGACTTGAGAATACAGAAAGGGATAGTGTGGCCATTTTTGCCTCGCAAATTCCCCCACATACCTG GTATTGATGCAGCAGGAGAAGTCTTTGAGGTCGGATCAGGAGTCAAGAATTTCAAAGCTGGCGATAAAGTTGTGGCCGTGCTTTTC AACATATGTGGAGGTGGACTGGCTGAATTTGCTGTGGCGAAGGAGAATTTGACAGTTTCAAGGCCTCCAGAGGTAACGGCTTTTCAAGGAGCAGTTTTACCGATCGCCGGCCTCGCAGCTCACGAGTGTCTCCTCCGTACTCCCGGGTTCAACTACGAAAAAACCGGCCAGCAACTAAACCTCCTGATTACTGCCGCATCGGGCGGCGTAGGTCAATATGCAGTTCAACTAGCAAAGCTCGGAAACGCACACGTGACAGCCACTTGTGGCGCACGTAATCTTGATTTAGTCAAGAGCCTCGGAGCAGACGAGGTTATCGACTACAAGACCCCTGACGGGGCAGCTCTCAAAAGCCCTTCCGGCCGCAAATACGACGCTGTAATCCACTGTGCAACCGGCTTTCCTTGGTCCACTTTCAAGCCCAATTTGAGCACAAACGGCAAAGTATTCGACATTACTCCTACTCCTAGGGTTTTCATGACTAACGCTTTACAAAAGCTTACCTTTTCAAAGAAACAATTAGTTCCATTGCTTATGACACCTAAGAAAGAGAAACTCGATTTTCTTCTTAATTTTGTGAAAGAAGGGAAGATTAAAGCCGTAGTCGACTCTATACATCCCTTAAGTAAGGCCGAAGAAGCATGGGCTAAAAGCATTGATGGCCATGCCACTGGTAAGATCATTGTAGAACCTTAA
- the LOC121232162 gene encoding knob-associated histidine-rich protein has product MEPSPGCPVSHQHRPMILYPHHHHTILCPAHHYHHHTKSCPLHHHRHHYTISCPLHHHHHHHHHHLITHHSHVSPTLAPLESTTAPNETHHSGNPALQEQDYGQLQEEVEEDDEEDEPIFVLTDEWREFFAKSEAKRKLEKKQAKKKQKN; this is encoded by the exons ATGGAACCTTCGCCTGGATGCCCTGTTTCGCACCAACACCGTCCGATGATCCTCTATCCGCATCACCACCATACAATCCTCTGCCCTGCCCACCACTATCACCATCATACAAAAAGCTGCCCTCTCCATCATCACCGCCATCACTATACAATAAGCTGCCctctccaccaccaccaccatcaccaTCATCACCACCTCATTACTCACCATTCTCACGTAAGCCCTACTTTAGCTCCTCTTGAGTCCACAACCGCGCCAAACGAAACCCACCATTCTGGCAATCC GGcgttgcaagagcaagactatggACAACTGCAAGAGGAAGTAGAAGAGGATGATGAGGAAGATGAACCCATTTTTGTTCTAACAGATGAATGGAGGGAGTTTTTTGCAAAATCCGAAGCAAAAAGAAAATTGg AGAAGAAGCAGGCTAAGAAGAAACAGAAAAACTAA